The proteins below come from a single Salinilacihabitans rarus genomic window:
- a CDS encoding aldehyde ferredoxin oxidoreductase C-terminal domain-containing protein, which translates to MLHATGPLLTVDVGERTATRTEIEEVLETYVGGRAAATALAHERIPFDADPFGPENRAYLSTGPLQLSRMSFTGRMNMTALSPLTDGLASTNAGGYLSRNFAGTGISVLELAGESDELVIVHVTDDGVEFEAVPELAGATVPEVSAHVAETRDLGPEHCIAIGPAGENLVRFASVMTFDSRAFGRGGLGAVLGSKNVKAVTFEGDAAPDVDVPDVQTDVHREAAQSDDRMKRQGTTGGTEFINDNFSLPTRYFEGYEFEHAADIGGRAVEEKKYERGACSTCAYACKLPTRDEARGVETEGPEFETVYSFGSLQGVGDIVDVMQANELCDTLGMDTISAGVTVAAYLASEDAFGDAELAREVTERIAYREGIGDSLAEGVHRCHEELGVDDYTVKGMEFAAHDGRVLHGQGLSYAVANRGADHMYAGMLSLEYAGELNPEGTLGKAETLVERENYAAFRDSGIVCAFGGDYVTDERLARLFDADYEDLLAVGARTVELERHFNNRRGFDRTDDGTPYELPDLEDAIQEYYDARGWNEDGTVPDAAVESVAPPAE; encoded by the coding sequence ATGCTCCACGCGACCGGCCCACTGCTCACCGTCGACGTCGGTGAGCGAACGGCGACGAGAACCGAGATAGAGGAGGTCCTCGAGACGTACGTCGGCGGCCGCGCGGCCGCGACGGCGCTGGCCCACGAGCGCATCCCGTTCGACGCCGACCCGTTCGGTCCCGAGAACCGCGCGTACCTCTCGACCGGCCCGCTCCAGCTCTCGCGGATGTCCTTCACCGGGCGGATGAACATGACGGCGCTCTCGCCGCTGACCGACGGCCTCGCGTCCACGAACGCGGGGGGCTACCTCTCGCGTAACTTCGCGGGGACGGGGATCAGCGTCCTCGAACTCGCCGGCGAGAGCGACGAGTTAGTGATCGTCCACGTCACTGACGACGGCGTGGAGTTCGAGGCCGTCCCGGAACTGGCGGGCGCGACGGTTCCCGAAGTCTCGGCGCACGTCGCGGAGACGCGAGACCTCGGCCCCGAACACTGCATCGCCATCGGGCCGGCAGGCGAGAACCTCGTCAGGTTCGCGAGCGTGATGACCTTCGACTCGCGGGCGTTCGGCCGGGGCGGCCTCGGCGCGGTGCTCGGGTCGAAGAACGTGAAGGCGGTCACGTTCGAGGGCGACGCCGCCCCGGACGTCGACGTCCCCGACGTGCAGACGGACGTCCACCGCGAGGCCGCCCAGTCCGACGACCGGATGAAGCGCCAGGGAACCACCGGCGGGACGGAGTTCATCAACGACAACTTCTCGCTTCCCACCAGATACTTCGAGGGCTACGAGTTCGAGCACGCCGCCGACATCGGCGGGCGCGCCGTCGAGGAGAAGAAGTACGAGCGGGGGGCGTGCTCGACCTGTGCCTACGCCTGCAAGCTTCCGACGCGGGACGAGGCACGCGGCGTGGAGACCGAGGGCCCGGAGTTCGAGACCGTCTACTCGTTCGGCTCCCTCCAGGGCGTCGGCGACATCGTGGACGTGATGCAGGCGAACGAACTCTGTGACACGCTCGGGATGGACACGATCTCGGCGGGCGTGACAGTCGCGGCCTACCTCGCGAGCGAGGACGCCTTCGGCGACGCCGAACTGGCCCGCGAGGTCACCGAACGGATCGCCTACCGCGAGGGGATCGGCGACTCCCTCGCCGAGGGCGTCCACCGCTGTCACGAGGAACTGGGCGTCGACGACTACACCGTCAAGGGGATGGAGTTCGCCGCCCACGACGGCCGCGTCCTCCACGGGCAGGGCCTCTCCTACGCGGTCGCGAACCGCGGCGCCGACCACATGTACGCCGGCATGCTGAGCCTCGAGTACGCCGGCGAGTTGAACCCCGAGGGGACGCTGGGGAAGGCGGAGACCCTCGTCGAACGGGAGAACTACGCGGCGTTTCGCGACTCGGGGATCGTCTGCGCGTTCGGCGGCGACTACGTCACCGACGAGCGCCTCGCGCGGCTGTTCGACGCCGACTACGAGGACCTGCTGGCGGTCGGCGCGCGGACCGTCGAACTCGAACGCCACTTCAACAATCGCCGCGGCTTCGACCGCACCGACGACGGCACGCCCTACGAGCTACCGGACCTCGAGGACGCGATTCAGGAGTACTACGACGCCCGCGGCTGGAACGAGGACGGCACCGTCCCCGACGCGGCGGTGGAGTCGGTCGCGCCGCCCGCCGAGTGA
- a CDS encoding TrkH family potassium uptake protein has product MTRNYRIYVDYRASLSLVGTVCKYIALPLSLPLGVAVVYGESVLPFVVAVAVAIAGGTALERLDPDPEVGHREGLLVVSLAWLFVPLLGTVPYLVAGQGTVATPANALFESMSGFTTTGATVLDDISFATHSRSILMWRQLTQWLGGLGIIVMMVAILPQLSVGGAQLIREEAPGIDVEKLTPHIRETARLLWTVYIALTVAAVAVYYGLNLAGLAENMDLYNAVAHAFTTLPTGGFSPEGRSIEAFSPAIQWVMIPFMIVAGTNFALLWHVSRGRPRRLTRNGEFRTYLLALAALGVLLAALLYVGEGLAYLPEEVAPIAGDVEHALRQAFFQAAAIVTTTGYASMDFDAWSAPAKVALLFAMFLGGSAGSAAGSIKIVRWYAIGKAARRELFTSVHPEAVRPLRTSGEIIDEETLSGLFVFTLLFLAIFALGTMLLFLDAIRTPGLDLDAMEALSASAATIGNVGPGFGVVGPMGNYEPFSTASKLLLVFLMWIGRLEILSVLVILTPSYWRR; this is encoded by the coding sequence ATGACGCGTAACTACCGCATCTACGTCGACTATCGCGCGAGTCTGAGCCTCGTCGGTACCGTCTGCAAGTACATCGCGCTGCCGCTGTCGCTCCCGCTGGGCGTCGCGGTCGTCTACGGCGAGAGCGTCCTCCCGTTCGTCGTCGCCGTCGCCGTCGCCATCGCCGGCGGGACGGCGCTCGAACGCCTCGACCCCGACCCCGAAGTCGGCCACCGCGAGGGGCTCCTCGTCGTCTCGCTGGCGTGGCTGTTCGTGCCGCTGCTCGGAACCGTACCCTACCTCGTCGCCGGGCAGGGTACCGTCGCCACCCCGGCCAACGCGCTGTTCGAGTCGATGTCCGGCTTCACGACCACCGGCGCGACCGTCCTCGACGACATCTCCTTTGCCACGCACTCGCGGTCGATCCTCATGTGGCGCCAGCTTACCCAGTGGCTCGGGGGACTCGGGATCATCGTGATGATGGTCGCCATCCTCCCGCAACTGTCGGTCGGCGGCGCGCAGTTGATCCGCGAGGAGGCGCCGGGGATCGACGTCGAGAAGCTCACCCCGCACATCCGCGAGACAGCCCGCCTGCTCTGGACGGTCTACATCGCGCTCACCGTCGCCGCGGTCGCCGTCTACTACGGGCTCAACCTCGCGGGGCTCGCGGAGAACATGGACCTCTACAACGCCGTCGCCCACGCGTTCACGACGCTGCCGACGGGCGGCTTCTCCCCCGAGGGTCGGAGCATCGAGGCGTTCTCGCCGGCGATCCAGTGGGTGATGATCCCGTTTATGATCGTCGCCGGCACCAACTTCGCGCTGCTGTGGCACGTCTCGCGGGGGCGGCCCCGCCGGCTCACCCGGAACGGCGAGTTCCGGACGTACCTGCTCGCGCTCGCCGCCCTCGGCGTCTTGCTGGCGGCCCTGCTCTACGTCGGCGAGGGGCTGGCGTACCTTCCCGAGGAGGTCGCCCCCATCGCCGGCGACGTCGAGCACGCGCTGCGGCAGGCGTTCTTCCAGGCCGCGGCGATCGTGACGACGACGGGCTACGCGAGCATGGACTTCGACGCGTGGAGCGCCCCGGCGAAGGTCGCGCTCCTGTTCGCGATGTTCCTCGGCGGCTCCGCGGGTTCCGCCGCCGGATCGATAAAGATCGTCCGGTGGTACGCGATCGGGAAGGCGGCCCGGCGCGAACTGTTTACCTCCGTCCATCCCGAGGCGGTTCGCCCGCTTCGCACGTCCGGCGAGATAATCGACGAGGAGACCCTCAGCGGCCTGTTCGTCTTCACGCTCCTCTTTCTCGCCATCTTCGCCCTCGGGACGATGCTGCTCTTCCTCGACGCGATCAGGACGCCCGGCCTCGATCTGGACGCCATGGAGGCGCTGAGCGCCTCGGCCGCGACCATCGGGAACGTCGGCCCGGGGTTCGGGGTCGTCGGCCCGATGGGCAACTACGAGCCGTTCTCGACCGCCTCGAAGCTGCTGCTGGTGTTCCTGATGTGGATCGGCCGCCTCGAGATCCTCTCGGTGCTCGTGATCCTGACGCCGTCGTACTGGCGGCGCTGA
- a CDS encoding cupin domain-containing protein has translation MPEVTALDGLEEATHAEVFAERRPRTVRLRLDAGDRVPPHTHPGTNVVLHLLSGRLELTLDDETYDLTPGEVARFSGEREISPHAVEDSTALVVFAPAADEDA, from the coding sequence ATGCCCGAGGTCACCGCGCTCGACGGTCTGGAGGAGGCCACCCACGCCGAAGTGTTCGCGGAGCGCCGGCCGCGGACGGTGCGCCTCCGCCTCGACGCCGGCGACCGCGTCCCGCCCCACACCCACCCCGGCACGAACGTCGTGTTACACCTGCTCTCGGGACGCCTCGAACTGACGCTCGACGACGAGACGTACGACCTGACGCCGGGAGAGGTGGCCCGGTTCAGCGGCGAGCGTGAGATCTCGCCACACGCGGTCGAGGACAGCACCGCGCTCGTCGTCTTCGCGCCGGCGGCGGACGAGGACGCGTAG
- a CDS encoding ribbon-helix-helix domain-containing protein, producing MAKDTVRYPDEVVEQIDALVEDGMFESKSEFYRFSAEYVLTLIDPEHDPRTFNFEEIKSELAIDEQACADAVGTDGGTPFLDAVIAVRKRGLRGEYEEAERFIDARYDPSDRECLILEELLGTYRKTDDGSV from the coding sequence ATGGCCAAGGATACCGTCAGATATCCGGACGAGGTCGTCGAGCAGATCGACGCGCTCGTCGAAGACGGTATGTTCGAGAGCAAGTCGGAGTTCTATCGCTTCTCCGCGGAGTACGTCCTGACGCTCATCGATCCGGAACACGACCCCCGGACGTTCAACTTCGAGGAGATCAAGTCCGAACTCGCCATCGACGAGCAGGCTTGCGCCGACGCGGTCGGTACGGACGGGGGGACGCCGTTTCTCGACGCCGTGATCGCCGTCCGGAAACGCGGCCTGCGGGGGGAGTACGAGGAGGCCGAGCGGTTCATCGACGCCCGCTACGACCCCTCGGACCGCGAGTGTCTCATTCTGGAGGAACTGCTCGGCACCTACCGCAAGACGGACGACGGGTCGGTCTGA
- a CDS encoding GNAT family N-acetyltransferase: MYVRDAKNREEVWLLDHIEAMGLDDTAFRSRDYVVAIDEESGAKAGFGRIRIHKVADGDDVCELTSIGVLEGWRGQGVGAHVVERLVEYAGDEGFDEVYALTSEGGYLAQFGFRRIEDGDLPTVLRERLEAKREGVDPGAVPLRIEVDRFRMPERLREAFKGAAERDEGADEGESPEDFGIDPEKATYKYDTGR, encoded by the coding sequence ATGTACGTGCGGGACGCAAAAAATCGGGAGGAGGTCTGGCTTCTCGATCACATCGAGGCGATGGGACTCGACGACACGGCGTTCCGCTCGCGCGACTACGTCGTCGCCATCGACGAGGAGTCGGGGGCGAAAGCCGGCTTCGGACGCATCCGCATCCACAAGGTCGCCGACGGCGACGACGTCTGCGAGTTGACCAGCATCGGCGTCCTCGAAGGGTGGCGCGGACAGGGCGTCGGCGCCCACGTCGTCGAGCGTCTGGTCGAGTACGCCGGCGACGAGGGGTTCGACGAGGTCTACGCGCTGACGAGCGAGGGGGGCTACCTCGCCCAGTTCGGCTTCCGGCGCATCGAGGACGGCGACCTGCCGACGGTGTTACGGGAGCGCCTCGAGGCCAAGCGCGAGGGCGTCGACCCCGGCGCGGTCCCCCTGCGGATCGAGGTCGACCGCTTCCGGATGCCCGAGCGCCTGCGCGAGGCGTTCAAGGGGGCCGCCGAGCGCGACGAGGGCGCCGACGAGGGCGAGTCCCCGGAGGACTTCGGCATCGACCCCGAGAAGGCGACCTACAAGTACGACACCGGGCGGTGA
- a CDS encoding MTH865 family protein — MADEAELREQMTEAFEGADYPISSPMDLVPALPNGPGTTFESGDFSMTAMELNTKLSGGDFPYDDVDSFVDDVIEQLKDQDHI, encoded by the coding sequence ATGGCAGACGAAGCCGAACTCCGCGAACAGATGACCGAGGCGTTCGAAGGCGCGGACTACCCCATCTCGAGCCCGATGGACCTCGTTCCGGCGCTGCCGAACGGTCCGGGGACGACGTTCGAGTCCGGGGACTTCTCGATGACGGCGATGGAACTGAACACGAAGCTCTCGGGGGGTGACTTCCCCTACGACGACGTCGACTCCTTCGTCGACGACGTCATCGAGCAGCTGAAAGACCAGGACCACATCTGA
- a CDS encoding acyl-CoA mutase large subunit family protein, translating into MFDSDDLEAIRSGREEWHEEEVDPVLDRFGEREETFTTDTGGQEVDRLYTPDDVADLDYREDLGFPGRPPYTRGVYSTGYRGRLWTMRQYAGFSTPEDTNERFHYLLDQGQTGLSMAFDLPTQMGYDSDADMAAGEVGKAGVAIDTLRDMETVFDGIPLDEVSTSMTINAPASVLLAMYIAVGDRQGVDREELRGTIQNDLLKEYVARNTYIYPPEPSMRIITDIFDFCASETPKFNTISISGYHIREAGSTAAQELAFTLGNGIEYVEAAIDAGLDVDEFAPQLSFFFNGHNNIFEEVAKFRAARRMWHDIMDDRFDARNPKSKQLKFHTQTAGSMLTAQQIENNVVRVAYQALAAVLGGTQSLHTNGKDEALSLPTEESVRTALRTQQILAHESGAADTIDPLAGSYYVESLTDEVEAEAYDILAEVEERGGMLDAVESQWVQRQIQETAFERQKEIESGERIIVGVNEFEVDEEPTMDVEEVTEEDERRQIDRLESVRAERDDEAVDATLEALREAARTDENLMPRIVDAVKAYATVGEICDVLREEFGEYHPGSAV; encoded by the coding sequence ATGTTCGATTCCGACGACCTCGAGGCGATCCGCTCCGGGCGCGAGGAGTGGCACGAGGAGGAGGTCGACCCCGTCCTCGACCGGTTCGGCGAGCGCGAGGAGACGTTCACGACGGACACCGGCGGCCAGGAGGTCGACCGGCTCTACACCCCCGACGACGTGGCCGACCTCGACTACCGGGAGGACCTCGGCTTCCCCGGCCGGCCGCCGTACACCCGCGGGGTGTACTCGACCGGCTACCGGGGCCGGCTGTGGACGATGCGCCAGTACGCGGGCTTCTCGACGCCCGAGGACACGAACGAGCGGTTCCACTACCTGCTCGATCAGGGACAGACGGGGCTGTCGATGGCGTTCGACCTGCCGACCCAGATGGGCTACGACTCCGACGCCGACATGGCCGCCGGCGAGGTCGGCAAGGCCGGGGTGGCGATCGACACCCTGCGGGACATGGAGACCGTCTTCGACGGCATCCCGCTCGACGAGGTCTCGACGAGCATGACGATCAACGCGCCCGCGTCGGTGCTGCTGGCGATGTACATCGCCGTCGGCGACCGGCAGGGCGTCGACCGCGAGGAACTTCGCGGGACGATCCAGAACGACCTCCTCAAGGAGTACGTCGCGCGCAACACCTACATCTACCCGCCGGAGCCGTCGATGCGGATCATCACGGACATCTTCGACTTTTGCGCCTCGGAGACGCCGAAGTTCAACACCATCTCCATCTCCGGCTACCACATCCGCGAGGCCGGGTCGACCGCCGCACAGGAACTCGCGTTCACCCTCGGGAACGGCATCGAGTACGTCGAGGCGGCCATCGACGCGGGACTCGACGTCGACGAGTTCGCCCCCCAGCTTTCCTTCTTCTTCAACGGCCACAACAACATCTTCGAGGAGGTCGCGAAGTTCCGCGCCGCCCGGCGGATGTGGCACGACATCATGGACGACCGCTTCGACGCCCGGAACCCGAAGTCCAAACAGCTCAAGTTCCACACCCAGACCGCGGGCTCGATGCTCACCGCCCAGCAGATCGAGAACAACGTCGTCCGGGTCGCCTATCAGGCGCTCGCCGCGGTGCTCGGGGGCACCCAGAGCCTGCACACGAACGGCAAGGACGAGGCGCTCTCGCTGCCGACCGAGGAGTCGGTCCGGACGGCCCTGCGGACCCAGCAGATCCTCGCCCACGAGTCCGGCGCCGCCGACACGATCGACCCGCTGGCGGGCAGTTACTACGTCGAGAGCCTGACCGACGAGGTCGAGGCCGAGGCCTACGACATCTTAGCGGAGGTCGAAGAGCGCGGCGGGATGCTCGACGCCGTCGAGTCCCAGTGGGTCCAGCGGCAGATCCAGGAGACCGCCTTCGAGCGCCAGAAGGAGATCGAGTCGGGCGAGCGGATCATCGTCGGCGTCAACGAGTTCGAGGTCGACGAGGAGCCCACGATGGACGTCGAGGAGGTCACCGAGGAGGACGAGCGCCGGCAGATCGACCGCCTCGAGTCGGTCCGCGCGGAGCGCGACGACGAGGCCGTCGACGCGACGCTCGAAGCGCTCCGTGAGGCGGCCCGGACGGACGAGAACCTCATGCCCCGCATCGTCGACGCGGTCAAGGCGTACGCGACGGTGGGCGAGATCTGCGACGTGCTGCGCGAGGAGTTCGGGGAGTACCACCCCGGGAGCGCGGTCTGA
- a CDS encoding ubiquitin-like small modifier protein 1 has protein sequence MQIECVFFGPFREDVGEKTVHRETDAQRVGDLLAELESAYPELDGRLVDDAGDDLAEKTVVTKNRTDVRHLDGLDTAVEPGDVFRLVPSVYGGSDSSHD, from the coding sequence GTGCAGATCGAGTGTGTCTTTTTCGGACCGTTTCGGGAGGACGTCGGCGAGAAGACGGTCCACCGGGAGACCGACGCCCAGCGCGTCGGCGACCTGCTCGCCGAACTCGAGTCGGCGTACCCGGAACTCGATGGACGCCTCGTCGACGACGCGGGCGACGACCTCGCGGAGAAGACCGTCGTCACGAAAAACCGGACGGACGTGAGACACCTCGACGGCCTCGATACCGCGGTCGAGCCGGGCGACGTCTTCCGGCTGGTGCCGTCGGTCTACGGCGGGTCGGATTCCTCTCACGACTAA
- a CDS encoding cobyric acid synthase, whose protein sequence is MTRTLLVAGTASHVGKSTVAAGLCRHLADRGVAVAPFKAQNMSNNARVVVRPAGARDDGGEYGEIGVSQFVQSRAARVTPTTDVNPVLLKPRGDGESQLVVGGRAVEHVPAGAYYAEHWDRARDAAEASYRRLASEHDVVIAEGAGSIAEINLHDRDLANVETARFADAAVLLLVDIERGGAFASLYGTLELLPEDLRERVVGAAITKFRGDASLLDPGIEEIESRTGVPVLGVLPYDDPGLPEEDSVGLPGTGERGVYGADDGVPAERAVTVAVPRLPRISNATDLEALAAVPGVRVAYVPVEDAGDRDPLADADAVVLPGTKNAVDDLLALRAAGFDDALRRFDGPIVGVCGGYQLLGERILNASLEGTGDADAVDGIGLLPVETTFSGEKRLDRATVPIDGDASPLLEGTAGTASGYEIHAGRTRALEPVARPLGASSAARGRVLGTYLHGLFDERAVREAFVDAAYRHASRERPDDPAAPSDPASPYDRAAALVCEHLDLGALGEPFDP, encoded by the coding sequence ATGACCCGGACCCTCCTCGTCGCGGGGACGGCCAGCCACGTCGGCAAGTCGACCGTCGCGGCCGGCCTCTGTCGGCACCTCGCCGACCGCGGCGTCGCCGTCGCGCCGTTCAAGGCCCAGAACATGAGCAACAACGCCCGCGTGGTCGTCCGGCCGGCGGGCGCGCGCGACGACGGGGGCGAGTACGGCGAAATCGGCGTCTCGCAGTTCGTCCAGAGCCGGGCCGCCCGCGTCACCCCGACGACCGACGTCAACCCCGTCCTGCTCAAACCCCGCGGCGACGGCGAGAGCCAACTGGTCGTGGGGGGCCGGGCGGTCGAGCACGTCCCCGCCGGCGCCTACTACGCGGAGCACTGGGACCGGGCCCGGGACGCCGCCGAGGCCTCCTACCGGCGGCTCGCGAGCGAGCACGACGTCGTGATCGCCGAAGGGGCGGGCTCGATCGCCGAGATCAACCTCCACGACCGGGACCTCGCGAACGTCGAGACGGCCCGCTTCGCCGACGCGGCCGTGCTCCTGCTGGTCGACATCGAGCGCGGCGGCGCGTTCGCCAGCCTCTATGGCACCCTCGAACTGCTGCCCGAGGACCTCCGCGAGCGCGTCGTCGGCGCGGCGATCACGAAGTTCCGCGGCGACGCGAGCCTCCTCGACCCCGGCATCGAGGAGATCGAATCGCGAACGGGCGTCCCCGTCCTCGGCGTCCTTCCGTACGACGACCCCGGCCTCCCCGAGGAGGACAGCGTCGGCCTCCCCGGGACCGGCGAGCGCGGCGTCTACGGCGCCGACGACGGCGTCCCCGCGGAGCGGGCGGTCACCGTCGCCGTCCCGCGGCTCCCCCGCATCTCGAACGCGACCGACCTCGAAGCGCTCGCGGCGGTGCCGGGCGTCCGGGTTGCGTACGTGCCCGTCGAGGACGCCGGCGACCGCGACCCGCTGGCCGACGCCGACGCCGTCGTCCTCCCGGGGACGAAGAACGCGGTCGACGACCTGCTCGCCCTGCGGGCGGCGGGGTTCGACGACGCGCTCCGGCGGTTCGACGGGCCGATCGTCGGCGTCTGCGGGGGCTACCAGTTGCTCGGCGAGCGCATCCTGAACGCCTCGCTGGAGGGGACCGGCGACGCGGACGCGGTCGACGGGATCGGCCTCTTGCCGGTCGAGACGACGTTCTCCGGGGAGAAACGCCTCGACCGCGCGACCGTTCCGATCGACGGCGACGCCTCGCCGCTGCTGGAAGGCACCGCGGGGACGGCCTCGGGCTACGAGATCCACGCCGGCCGGACCCGGGCGCTCGAACCGGTCGCCCGGCCGCTCGGGGCGTCGAGCGCGGCCCGCGGGCGGGTCCTCGGCACCTACCTCCACGGGCTGTTCGACGAGCGGGCCGTCCGCGAGGCGTTCGTCGACGCGGCGTACCGTCACGCGAGCCGGGAACGACCCGACGATCCCGCGGCGCCGTCGGACCCCGCGTCGCCGTACGACCGGGCGGCGGCGCTCGTCTGCGAACACCTCGACCTCGGGGCGCTCGGCGAGCCGTTCGACCCGTGA
- a CDS encoding AMP-binding protein: MEGTIDLDEVVHEPSREFVESTNVHAFMQAYGIDDYDELIERTTGDVEGVAESGLDWFWDEVVDYLGIEFYEAYDAVREDGEGPQFTDWYPGGELNVAHNTLDRHAARETETRNRVAVIWEGEDGEVREVTYHELRRQANQVANALEARGIETGDTVGLYMPMVPEVVSILYGCFKVGAIAVPIFSGFGVDATATRIEDAECSVLFTGDGFYRRGEHVSLKGAADEAIEQAGHVEHAIVVDRLGASDDASDVEIPWDDDRDEWWVEAVETRDDDYETKSLPSDQESMLLYSSGTTGKPKGIVHTHAGVQTQCAKELYFGFDLKPADRFFWVSDIGWMMGPWTLIGVHTFGGTVFMYEGAPDYPRPDRFWEMIDRHGITQFGISPTAIRALRKHGDEWVEGHDLSSLRLLGSTGEPWDPESWRWFYEKVGGGQAPIVNISGGTEICGCFLMPMPIQSLKPCTLGGPGLGMDVDIVDSAGNSIADSHERGFLVARDSCPSMTKSLWSGDERYLDEYWSTWEDLWDHGDWAQKDDDGFWFLHGRADDALNVAGRKVGPAEVEGALIDHPAVNQAAAVGAPDDTTGTAVVAYVIREEGAEESEDLREELREQVGEELGKPFRPREVLFVDEFPKTQSGKIIRRAIEATYTGEDLGDMSSIENPEALEEIEAAR; the protein is encoded by the coding sequence ATGGAAGGGACGATAGACCTCGACGAAGTGGTCCACGAACCGTCGCGGGAGTTCGTCGAATCGACGAACGTCCACGCCTTCATGCAGGCGTACGGCATCGACGACTACGACGAACTGATCGAGCGAACCACGGGCGACGTCGAAGGCGTCGCCGAGAGCGGTCTCGACTGGTTCTGGGACGAAGTCGTCGACTACCTCGGGATCGAGTTCTACGAGGCGTACGACGCGGTCCGCGAGGACGGCGAGGGCCCGCAGTTCACCGACTGGTACCCCGGCGGCGAACTCAACGTCGCCCACAACACCCTCGACCGCCACGCCGCCCGCGAGACCGAGACGCGCAACCGCGTCGCCGTCATCTGGGAGGGCGAGGACGGCGAGGTCCGGGAGGTGACCTACCACGAACTCCGCCGGCAGGCGAATCAGGTGGCGAACGCGCTCGAAGCGCGCGGGATCGAGACCGGCGATACCGTCGGCCTCTACATGCCGATGGTGCCCGAGGTGGTGTCGATCCTCTACGGCTGTTTCAAGGTCGGCGCGATCGCGGTGCCGATCTTCTCGGGCTTTGGCGTCGACGCCACCGCCACGCGCATCGAGGACGCCGAGTGCTCGGTGCTCTTTACGGGCGACGGCTTCTACCGCCGCGGCGAGCACGTCTCCCTCAAGGGCGCCGCCGACGAGGCGATCGAACAGGCCGGTCACGTCGAACACGCCATCGTCGTCGATCGGCTGGGCGCCAGCGACGACGCTTCTGACGTCGAGATTCCGTGGGACGACGACCGCGACGAGTGGTGGGTCGAGGCCGTCGAGACGCGCGACGACGACTACGAGACGAAGTCGCTGCCCTCCGATCAGGAGTCGATGCTGCTGTACTCCTCCGGGACGACGGGCAAGCCGAAGGGGATCGTCCACACCCACGCCGGCGTACAGACCCAGTGTGCGAAGGAACTGTACTTCGGCTTCGACCTGAAGCCCGCCGACCGGTTCTTCTGGGTGAGCGACATCGGCTGGATGATGGGGCCGTGGACGCTGATCGGCGTCCACACCTTCGGCGGCACCGTCTTCATGTACGAGGGCGCGCCCGACTACCCCCGACCGGACCGGTTCTGGGAGATGATCGACCGCCACGGGATCACCCAGTTCGGCATCTCGCCGACCGCGATCCGCGCGCTGCGCAAACACGGCGACGAGTGGGTGGAGGGCCACGACCTCTCCTCGCTGCGCCTGCTGGGATCGACCGGCGAGCCGTGGGACCCCGAAAGCTGGCGGTGGTTCTACGAGAAGGTCGGCGGCGGTCAGGCGCCCATTGTCAACATCTCCGGGGGCACCGAAATCTGCGGCTGTTTCCTGATGCCGATGCCGATCCAGTCGCTCAAACCCTGTACGCTCGGCGGGCCCGGCCTCGGAATGGACGTCGACATCGTCGACTCGGCCGGGAACTCGATCGCCGACAGCCACGAGCGGGGCTTCCTCGTCGCGCGTGACTCCTGTCCCAGCATGACGAAGTCGCTGTGGAGCGGCGACGAGCGCTACCTCGATGAGTACTGGTCGACGTGGGAGGACCTCTGGGACCACGGCGACTGGGCCCAGAAGGACGACGACGGCTTCTGGTTCCTCCACGGCCGCGCCGACGACGCGCTGAACGTCGCCGGCCGGAAGGTCGGCCCCGCGGAGGTCGAGGGGGCGCTGATCGACCACCCGGCGGTCAACCAGGCGGCCGCCGTCGGCGCCCCCGACGACACCACCGGTACGGCCGTCGTCGCCTACGTCATCCGCGAGGAGGGCGCCGAGGAGAGCGAGGACCTCCGGGAGGAACTGCGCGAGCAGGTCGGCGAGGAGCTAGGCAAGCCGTTCCGCCCGCGCGAGGTGCTGTTCGTCGACGAGTTCCCCAAGACCCAGTCGGGCAAGATCATCCGCCGGGCCATCGAGGCCACCTACACCGGCGAGGACCTCGGCGACATGAGCAGCATCGAGAACCCCGAGGCGCTCGAAGAGATCGAGGCGGCGCGGTAG